The Trichosurus vulpecula isolate mTriVul1 chromosome 3, mTriVul1.pri, whole genome shotgun sequence genome includes a window with the following:
- the CDC26 gene encoding anaphase-promoting complex subunit CDC26 yields MLRRKPTRLELKLDDIEEFESIRKDLETRKKQREEVDVVGASDGEGAIGLSSDHKTREQMINDRIGYKPQPKPNNRSSQFGSFEF; encoded by the exons ATGCTCCGACGAAAACCCACTCGCCTGGAACTGAAGCTAGATGACATTGAGGAATTTGAGAGTATCCGAAAGGATCTGGAG ACTCGtaaaaaacaaagggaagagGTGGACGTGGTGGGAGCCAGTGATGGGGAAGGAGCTATTGGCTTGAGCAGTGACCACAAGACCCGGGAACAAATGATCAATGACCGAATTGGTTATAAACCTCAACCCAAACCCAATAATCGTTCATCTCAGTTTGGAAGCTTTGAGTTTTAG
- the LOC118841201 gene encoding 60S ribosomal protein L32-like: MPALKPLMKPKIVKKRTKKFIQHQSDRYVKIKRNWRKPRGIDNRLRRRFKGLISTPNIGGGSNKKTKHRLPSGFRKFLVHNIKKLEVLLMCNKSYCAEVAHNVSSKNRKVIVERAAQFAIKITNPNARLRSEENG; the protein is encoded by the coding sequence ATGCCTGCCCTCAAACCCCTCATGAAGCCTAAAATCGTCAAGAAGAGGACCAAGAAGTTCATCCAGCACCAGTCTGACAGATATGTCAAGATCAAGAGAAACTGGCGTAAACCAAGGGGCATTGACAACAGGCTGCGGAGACGATTCAAGGGCCTGATCTCGACGCCCAATATTGGCGGTGGAAGCAATAAGAAGACAAAACACAGGCTACCAAGTGGATTCAGGAAGTTTTTGGTGCACAACATCAAAAAGCTTGAAGTGCTTCTGATGTGCAACAAATCTTACTGTGCTGAGGTTGCTCACAATGTGTCCTCTAAGAATCGGAAAGTTATTGTTGAGAGAGCAGCTCAGTTCGCCATCAAGATCACCAATCCAAATGCTAGACTGAGGAGTGAAGAAAATGGGTAA